The Lampris incognitus isolate fLamInc1 chromosome 7, fLamInc1.hap2, whole genome shotgun sequence genome window below encodes:
- the txndc17 gene encoding thioredoxin domain-containing protein 17, protein MAHYEEVNVRGYDEFCKAVAERKGKDIFAYFSGDKDAEGKSWCPDCVKAESVVRGVMRNLPKGSVFVYCQVGERAFWKDPNNDFKKVLKLSGVPTLLRYGTPQKLVEEECFKADLVNMMFTEV, encoded by the exons ATGGCTCACTACGAGGAAGTGAACGTCCGCGGCTACGACGAGTTCTGCAAAGCTGTGGCTGAGAGGAAAGGGAAAGACATTTTTGCTTATTTCTCCGGCGACAAAGACGCCGAGGGCAAGAGTTGGTGCCCCGACTGTGTGAAAG CCGAGTCCGTTGTGAGGGGGGTGATGCGGAACCTTCCGAAGGGCTCCGTATTCGTCTACTGTCAAGTTGGCGAGAGGGCGTT CTGGAAGGATCCAAATAATGATTTCAAGAAGGTATTGAAGCTCAGTGGAGTTCCAACTCTGCTGCGATATGGCACA CCTCAGAAGTTGGTGGAAGAGGAGTGCTTCAAAGCCGACCTGGTGAATATGATGTTCACCGAGGTCTGA